A DNA window from Anastrepha ludens isolate Willacy chromosome 6, idAnaLude1.1, whole genome shotgun sequence contains the following coding sequences:
- the LOC128867929 gene encoding 10 kDa heat shock protein, mitochondrial-like encodes MASIIKRVIPTLDRILVRRAEAATITKGGIVLTEKGVERMVEGMVIAVGPGTRNPQSGSYIPVGVKAGDRVLLPKYGGTAVEMEDKKEYVLYREADILAKLE; translated from the coding sequence ATGGCTTCCATTATCAAACGCGTCATTCCCACGTTGGATCGAATTCTGGTGCGACGCGCTGAGGCGGCTACTATAACCAAAGGTGGTATTGTGCTCACCGAAAAGGGCGTCGAGCGTATGGTGGAGGGTATGGTAATAGCGGTCGGTCCCGGAACCCGCAACCCACAAAGTGGCAGTTATATACCGGTCGGTGTGAAGGCGGGCGATCGTGTGCTGCTGCCGAAGTACGGCGGCACTGCTGTCGAAATGGAGGACAAAAAGGAATATGTTCTCTATCGTGAAGCGGATATATTGGCCAAATTGGAGTAG